In one window of Ruminococcus hominis DNA:
- a CDS encoding sensor histidine kinase has product MNNILRPTLELTVIIPGMILAYLPVKSTLKISLTKLIAWLFPLLIALCILGGILCSALQIKTAPILFFLLLFLMMIYHKTLAISIWKSFSIFLAICAVFSCVNSFSRAINAIIDLHIPASKNILWFQIGTGIIYNIICILFLLAVWYPATHTVRIMIDDDNFAQTWYVFWILPLIFIGLNLFMVPKYDGTLYTGRILQIYIVVSLVLLIILALFYALFLLMANSLNQNARLQQENYLLSIQQERYTNLCNAIEETRQARHDMRHHFLQLSSMAEAGDLEKIKEYLYNVIQKIPTMHMHFCKNQVIDSVISYYCALAERNTIPFHVQIDLPAQISVDETDFCLVLSNLLENALEASLKTAKFRQRIDIKIYRHASNLVLIQIENAFDGKIQQKHGIFLSSKRNENGIGIQSVRHIVEKTGGGCNFTYDNGIFTAKIMLRPCINS; this is encoded by the coding sequence ATGAACAACATTCTTCGCCCGACACTTGAACTTACTGTAATTATCCCTGGAATGATTCTTGCCTATCTTCCTGTAAAATCAACACTAAAAATATCTCTTACAAAACTAATTGCCTGGCTTTTTCCTCTTCTAATTGCACTCTGCATTTTGGGAGGTATATTATGCTCGGCTTTACAGATTAAGACAGCTCCCATTCTCTTTTTCCTATTATTGTTCCTCATGATGATCTATCATAAAACTCTTGCGATTTCTATTTGGAAATCTTTTAGCATTTTTCTTGCGATTTGTGCTGTTTTTTCTTGCGTGAATAGTTTTTCCCGCGCAATAAATGCAATTATAGATTTGCATATACCTGCCTCAAAAAATATACTCTGGTTTCAGATTGGCACAGGAATCATCTATAACATTATCTGTATTTTATTCCTTTTAGCCGTCTGGTATCCTGCCACTCATACTGTCCGAATCATGATCGATGATGATAATTTTGCTCAGACCTGGTATGTATTCTGGATCTTACCGCTTATATTTATCGGACTGAATCTGTTCATGGTCCCAAAATACGATGGCACCTTATATACCGGACGGATTTTACAGATATATATTGTTGTCAGCCTTGTTCTGTTAATCATTCTTGCATTATTTTATGCTCTGTTTTTATTAATGGCAAACAGTCTAAACCAAAATGCACGGCTTCAACAAGAAAACTATCTTCTTTCAATCCAACAGGAAAGATATACTAACCTCTGCAATGCAATCGAAGAAACACGTCAGGCACGACATGATATGCGCCATCATTTTCTTCAGCTATCCTCAATGGCTGAAGCCGGAGATTTAGAAAAAATAAAAGAGTATCTATATAATGTAATCCAGAAAATCCCGACTATGCATATGCATTTTTGTAAAAATCAGGTCATCGACAGTGTGATCAGCTATTATTGTGCACTGGCTGAACGTAACACAATTCCTTTCCACGTGCAGATTGATCTTCCGGCACAAATTTCAGTCGATGAAACAGACTTTTGTCTTGTTCTTTCTAACCTGTTAGAAAATGCATTGGAAGCCAGCTTGAAGACCGCAAAATTCAGACAACGGATCGATATCAAAATCTATCGACATGCTTCTAATCTTGTTTTAATTCAAATTGAAAATGCGTTTGATGGTAAAATCCAGCAAAAGCATGGCATTTTTCTTTCTTCTAAAAGAAATGAAAATGGTATCGGAATTCAATCTGTCCGCCACATTGTTGAAAAGACTGGCGGTGGATGTAATTTCACGTATGATAATGGAATATTTACAGCTAAAATTATGCTTCGTCCTTGTATCAATTCATAA
- a CDS encoding SulP family inorganic anion transporter: MKLANITLAPTIRKYNKENLVHDVITGLIIMAVSIPISMGYAQIAGLPAVYGLYGSVFPILLFALFSTSPQFVFGVDAAPAALVGSALLGMNIEGGSKEALAVVPVLTFFVAVWLFAFYLMHAGKLVNYISEPVMGGFITGICTTIILMQVPKLMGGSAGTGEFLELAEHIIKAVRQFNMPSLVLGSVSLVILLVAKKLVPKFPMAVVLMVLGAVLTNMLPMTAWGIKTLDAVEPGLPKWNIPDFTVVPIREVITISLSVAVVIMAETLLAENNFAQKNRYRINDNQEILAFAAGNMAAAFTGCCPINGSVSRTAMGEQYQGKTQVMSIVAGLSMLILLLCGTGFIGYLPIPVLTAIVISALLGATEFHLAAKLWKVSRTEFFIFAGAFVGVLFLGTINGVLIGIILSFSEMIIRSSKPARGFLGIQPGHRHFRDLNESSQIHAIKDVLIYRFSSNLFFANVQVLQQDIEDALEQKKDTKAVILDASGIGSMDITAAERLGNLYASLKAQGVRFYITEHIAGLNEQMRKLGLGYLIREGCVRRTTHIALKDMGINRPYPLEDGVDNEERSASRKRVDNRVQEFVWAFGSNSEDEIEKQIARQIEQLKKSGDMEKLLHGSWSHMDAFDEDEWLEHLEEHLKEIVNISGKDERTLAARLEEHRQEVHDRIAQEHPELAQRFKERRHRLDEHLKERRPDVYELVISLRDNKKKEE, translated from the coding sequence ATGAAGCTTGCAAATATTACCTTGGCACCCACGATTCGAAAATATAATAAGGAAAATTTAGTACATGATGTAATTACTGGGTTGATCATTATGGCAGTGTCAATCCCGATTTCTATGGGATATGCACAAATAGCAGGTCTTCCGGCAGTATATGGATTATATGGTTCAGTATTTCCAATCCTTTTATTTGCATTATTTTCGACATCACCACAATTTGTATTTGGTGTGGATGCAGCACCGGCAGCTTTAGTTGGTTCAGCTTTATTAGGAATGAACATAGAAGGCGGTTCAAAAGAAGCTCTCGCAGTTGTTCCGGTGCTGACATTTTTTGTGGCTGTGTGGCTTTTTGCATTTTATTTAATGCATGCAGGAAAGCTTGTCAATTATATATCAGAGCCGGTGATGGGTGGATTTATTACCGGTATTTGTACAACGATTATTTTGATGCAGGTGCCAAAGCTTATGGGCGGAAGTGCAGGAACCGGCGAATTCTTGGAACTGGCGGAACATATTATCAAAGCTGTCCGACAATTCAATATGCCGTCACTTGTACTTGGGAGTGTCTCTCTTGTGATTTTACTTGTAGCGAAAAAGCTTGTACCGAAGTTCCCGATGGCGGTAGTGTTAATGGTATTAGGTGCAGTTCTTACAAACATGCTTCCAATGACAGCGTGGGGAATTAAAACCTTGGATGCGGTTGAACCGGGACTGCCAAAGTGGAATATTCCGGACTTTACAGTTGTTCCGATCCGTGAAGTAATTACGATTAGTTTATCGGTTGCGGTTGTCATTATGGCAGAAACATTGCTTGCAGAAAATAATTTCGCACAGAAAAACCGATATCGGATTAATGACAATCAGGAGATTTTAGCATTCGCAGCGGGCAATATGGCGGCAGCCTTTACCGGATGTTGTCCAATCAATGGTTCTGTTTCAAGAACTGCGATGGGGGAACAATACCAGGGGAAAACGCAGGTAATGAGTATTGTTGCAGGTTTGTCTATGTTGATTTTGCTGCTTTGTGGAACTGGATTTATAGGGTATCTTCCGATTCCGGTGCTTACAGCCATCGTGATTTCAGCACTGCTAGGTGCGACAGAATTTCATCTTGCGGCGAAGCTGTGGAAAGTCAGCCGGACAGAATTTTTTATTTTCGCAGGTGCATTTGTAGGAGTACTTTTTCTTGGGACGATCAATGGTGTATTGATAGGAATTATTTTATCATTTTCAGAAATGATAATCCGATCATCTAAGCCGGCGAGAGGATTTCTCGGGATTCAGCCGGGGCACAGACATTTCCGGGATTTAAATGAAAGTAGTCAGATTCATGCAATAAAAGATGTTTTAATCTATCGTTTTAGCAGCAATCTTTTTTTCGCAAACGTGCAGGTATTACAGCAGGATATAGAGGATGCACTGGAACAAAAGAAAGATACGAAGGCAGTAATTTTAGATGCAAGCGGTATCGGAAGTATGGATATCACAGCAGCGGAAAGGCTTGGAAATCTTTACGCATCTCTGAAAGCACAGGGGGTTCGTTTTTATATAACGGAGCACATTGCGGGATTGAATGAGCAGATGAGAAAACTGGGGTTAGGATATCTTATCAGAGAAGGTTGTGTGCGAAGAACAACACATATCGCATTAAAAGATATGGGAATTAACAGGCCATATCCTTTAGAGGATGGGGTGGATAATGAAGAGCGCAGCGCTTCAAGAAAGCGTGTAGACAATCGTGTACAGGAATTTGTTTGGGCATTTGGCTCGAATTCAGAAGATGAGATTGAAAAGCAGATTGCACGACAGATCGAGCAGTTGAAAAAAAGTGGAGATATGGAGAAACTGCTGCATGGAAGCTGGTCACACATGGATGCATTTGATGAAGATGAGTGGCTGGAGCATCTTGAGGAACATTTGAAAGAAATTGTAAATATTTCCGGAAAAGATGAAAGAACACTTGCAGCGCGTTTGGAAGAGCACAGACAAGAAGTACATGACCGTATTGCACAGGAACATCCAGAGCTTGCTCAACGATTTAAGGAACGCAGACATCGTCTGGATGAACATTTGAAAGAACGCCGTCCGGATGTTTATGAGCTTGTCATTAGTTTAAGAGATAACAAGAAGAAAGAAGAATAA
- a CDS encoding DegV family protein, whose translation MVKIISDSTCDLSPELIAKYDIDILPLHILLGEDEYEDGKNITPEQIYSWSDENKTTPKTSAPALTDAIELFKPYIDEGREIVCFSISSSMSTSGNVMRIAAEELEAEDRITVIDSANLSTGIGLLVIEAAIMAQNNHTVEEIVSAIEALKPNVRASFVVDTLTYLYRGGRCNAVSAMAGGVLKLHPKIVVENGAMNASKKYRGKINSAIMTYVKDMEDDLKAARPNRVFITHSGCDRTIVEEVHSYLENLGVFSEILETRAGGVISSHCGPGTLGVLFIQSM comes from the coding sequence ATGGTAAAAATTATTTCTGACAGCACATGCGACCTCTCTCCAGAGTTGATTGCAAAATATGATATTGACATTTTGCCACTTCATATTCTTCTCGGGGAAGATGAATATGAAGATGGAAAGAATATTACACCGGAACAGATTTATAGCTGGTCTGATGAAAATAAAACAACACCAAAAACTTCAGCTCCGGCATTGACAGATGCAATTGAGCTTTTTAAACCATATATAGATGAAGGGCGCGAAATTGTATGTTTTTCTATTTCAAGCAGTATGTCTACATCAGGGAATGTTATGCGTATTGCTGCCGAGGAACTGGAGGCGGAAGATCGTATTACAGTAATTGATTCGGCAAATCTTTCTACAGGGATTGGACTTCTTGTAATAGAGGCAGCTATTATGGCACAGAATAATCACACAGTAGAAGAAATTGTTTCAGCAATAGAAGCGTTAAAACCGAATGTCAGAGCAAGCTTTGTTGTAGATACGCTCACTTATTTATATCGTGGCGGTCGCTGCAATGCGGTTTCAGCTATGGCAGGGGGCGTTTTAAAACTGCATCCTAAAATCGTAGTAGAGAATGGTGCAATGAATGCTTCAAAAAAATATCGTGGAAAAATCAATTCTGCAATTATGACGTATGTCAAGGATATGGAGGATGATTTGAAAGCGGCAAGACCGAACAGAGTTTTTATTACGCATTCTGGTTGTGATCGCACAATAGTAGAGGAAGTACATTCTTATTTGGAAAATTTGGGTGTTTTCTCTGAAATATTAGAAACAAGGGCTGGCGGCGTCATTTCCAGCCATTGTGGTCCGGGAACATTAGGCGTTTTATTTATCCAAAGTATGTAA
- a CDS encoding nucleoside phosphorylase produces MSILKNEIPILEFDAEQNAVIDPTHENLDIKLPPKCVFAFLGEYIEEYASKNDVRHVAHFISATKYYPVYIAKYKGKEVTLCQAPVGAASATQILDWLIGYGVREIISAGSCGCLETFPEGTFLVPYKALRDEGTSYHYAPPSRFMAINERARKAIEETILEHGMKYQEVITWSTDGFYRETKEKVIYRKSEGCSVVEMECSALAACSAFRGVNWGMILYTADSLENINKYDERNFGGNAYEYALTLCLDAVVKM; encoded by the coding sequence ATGAGTATCCTTAAAAATGAAATTCCGATATTGGAGTTTGATGCGGAACAAAATGCGGTTATCGACCCCACACATGAAAATTTAGATATTAAACTTCCACCAAAATGTGTTTTTGCCTTTCTAGGAGAGTATATTGAAGAATATGCCAGTAAGAATGATGTAAGACATGTAGCACATTTTATTAGTGCAACGAAGTATTATCCGGTTTACATAGCTAAATATAAGGGAAAAGAGGTCACACTTTGTCAAGCACCTGTAGGTGCCGCTTCTGCGACACAAATTTTGGATTGGCTGATTGGGTATGGTGTGCGAGAAATAATTTCTGCCGGATCTTGCGGATGTCTTGAAACATTTCCTGAAGGAACATTTCTTGTACCATACAAGGCTCTGCGTGATGAAGGAACATCTTATCACTATGCTCCACCTTCACGTTTTATGGCAATTAATGAAAGAGCAAGAAAAGCTATTGAAGAAACTATACTAGAACATGGTATGAAATATCAAGAAGTTATTACTTGGTCAACGGATGGGTTCTATCGTGAAACCAAAGAAAAAGTAATATACCGCAAAAGCGAAGGGTGTTCTGTTGTAGAAATGGAATGTTCAGCACTTGCAGCTTGTTCGGCTTTTCGTGGTGTAAATTGGGGAATGATACTTTATACGGCAGATAGCCTTGAAAATATTAATAAATATGACGAGCGAAATTTTGGTGGAAACGCATATGAATATGCACTTACACTCTGCCTTGATGCGGTAGTGAAGATGTAG
- a CDS encoding GNAT family N-acetyltransferase, whose protein sequence is MQIKLIKGSYEYKEQIIEMLKEWKEYNDTHEVNCSPGAIFKNNYDDFDYYLRNLETSEPKSGLVPDSTFFCLDEERNIIVGAVNIRHYLNEYLLAHGGHIGDGIRPSERRKGYATQMVGLALEECKRIGIKKVLMVCDKDNIGSAKSIIKNGGILENEQKEDGKVEQRYWIDLE, encoded by the coding sequence TTGCAGATTAAACTGATAAAAGGAAGTTACGAATATAAGGAGCAAATTATTGAGATGCTCAAAGAATGGAAAGAATATAACGATACTCATGAAGTGAATTGTTCACCAGGGGCTATCTTCAAAAACAACTACGATGATTTTGATTATTATTTGAGGAATTTGGAAACCAGCGAGCCTAAAAGTGGATTGGTTCCTGACTCGACATTTTTCTGTTTAGATGAGGAACGAAACATAATTGTTGGTGCGGTAAATATTAGGCATTACTTAAATGAATATCTTTTGGCACATGGAGGTCATATTGGCGACGGAATCAGACCATCTGAACGAAGAAAAGGATATGCTACTCAAATGGTTGGGCTTGCCTTAGAAGAATGCAAAAGGATTGGAATCAAAAAAGTTTTGATGGTGTGTGATAAAGATAATATTGGTTCTGCAAAATCTATTATAAAAAACGGTGGAATATTGGAAAATGAACAAAAAGAGGACGGTAAAGTAGAACAAAGATATTGGATTGATTTAGAGTAA